In the genome of Streptomyces sp. SAI-127, the window GCGAGGGAAACGCGTGTCGGGAGCCTGTGACAGAAGCGTGACAGGAGGCGTGCGGGATCCGGACTTCCGCGGCCGCCGGGCAGGGCCTAGCGTGGCGGTATGGCACCCATTCCGACACCGCCCGCCGAACCCCAGGACAGCCCGGACACCTACGTCGGCCTCGACTCCGCCTCCGCCGAGCGGATCGCGCGTGAGCGGGGCTGGCCGACGGTCAGATCACTGCCGCCGGGGGCGATCATCACGATGGAGTACCGCCAGGGCCGGCTCAACTTCGAGGTGAAGGACGGCCGCGTGGCGCGGGCCTGGAAGGGCTGAACCGCATGACGCAGGCCCCGGTTCCCTCGCGCGGAACCGGGGCCTGCGTCATGCGCTGGGTGGTGGTGCGTACCGGCCCCGCCGTGTCCGGGGCGGGATCAGCCGCCGGTCACCGGCCGGGTGGCCGGGGAGGGCGTGCCGCGCACGATCCGGTCCGACTGC includes:
- a CDS encoding I78 family peptidase inhibitor, with protein sequence MAPIPTPPAEPQDSPDTYVGLDSASAERIARERGWPTVRSLPPGAIITMEYRQGRLNFEVKDGRVARAWKG